A genomic stretch from Microbacterium proteolyticum includes:
- a CDS encoding IS30 family transposase: MRGWAVFSVLRSVKREFWRGIAAGLSTADAAGAAGASRQGAERWFRDAGGMSPLSLSDPSGRFLTLLEREQIAVGVARGESIRQIARGLGRHPSTVLRELRRNRGNLPRYRAKRTMRPPTQSVFYSPSTAQGRADRRLSRPKPSKLASQLSLRVEVQRRLRLGHSPQQISRRLRVDFPDDESMRISHEAIYRSLFVQGRGELRNELTRALRSGRTTRKPRARTQRQAAAAAGPGKIPGMVMISDRPAEAEDRAVPGHWEGDLIIGKDGLSQIGTLVERATRFVILLHLPARRDAETVADQMIQQMRRLPDLLRRSITWDQGKELSAHARITVEADLRDGVFFCDPHSPWQRGTNENTNGLLRQYFPKGTDLSGYTADYLDYVATQLNDRPRMTLDWATPTEALERLLSTPPDNGVALTA, translated from the coding sequence TTGAGGGGGTGGGCGGTGTTCAGTGTGTTGCGGAGTGTGAAGCGGGAGTTTTGGCGAGGTATCGCGGCGGGATTGTCGACGGCGGATGCGGCGGGGGCGGCGGGCGCGTCGCGGCAGGGTGCGGAGAGATGGTTTCGGGATGCTGGCGGTATGTCACCGTTGTCGTTGTCTGATCCCTCGGGTCGGTTTCTGACCCTTCTCGAGCGTGAGCAGATCGCTGTTGGAGTGGCGCGGGGCGAATCGATCCGTCAGATCGCTCGGGGCCTTGGCCGGCATCCCTCGACGGTGCTGCGGGAGTTGCGTCGCAATCGCGGCAATCTGCCGCGCTACCGGGCGAAACGCACGATGCGCCCGCCCACCCAGTCGGTGTTCTACTCACCCTCGACCGCGCAGGGCCGCGCGGATCGGCGCCTATCGCGCCCTAAGCCATCCAAGCTCGCTTCGCAGCTCTCGCTGCGGGTCGAGGTGCAGCGGCGGTTGAGGCTGGGACACTCCCCGCAGCAGATCAGCCGACGCCTGCGGGTGGACTTCCCGGATGATGAGAGCATGCGCATCTCGCACGAGGCGATCTACCGGTCCCTGTTCGTGCAGGGTCGCGGTGAGTTACGCAACGAGCTCACACGGGCGCTGCGCTCAGGCCGCACCACCCGCAAGCCCCGCGCCCGAACCCAACGTCAAGCGGCCGCAGCGGCCGGGCCAGGAAAGATCCCCGGGATGGTGATGATCTCCGACCGTCCCGCCGAAGCAGAAGATCGCGCCGTCCCCGGCCACTGGGAAGGGGACCTCATCATCGGCAAGGACGGTCTGTCACAGATTGGAACCCTGGTCGAACGCGCCACCCGGTTCGTGATCTTGCTGCACTTGCCCGCCCGCCGAGACGCCGAGACTGTCGCCGATCAGATGATCCAACAAATGCGGCGACTGCCCGACCTGCTGCGACGATCCATCACCTGGGACCAAGGCAAGGAGCTGTCCGCCCACGCCAGGATCACCGTCGAAGCCGACCTGCGCGACGGGGTCTTCTTCTGCGACCCGCACTCACCCTGGCAGCGCGGAACGAACGAGAACACAAACGGCCTGCTCCGGCAATACTTCCCCAAAGGCACCGACCTCTCCGGCTACACCGCCGACTACCTCGACTACGTCGCCACCCAACTCAACGACCGCCCCCGCATGACCCTCGACTGGGCCACCCCCACCGAAGCCCTTGAACGACTACTCTCAACCCCACCAGACAACGGTGTTGCACTGACCGCCTGA
- a CDS encoding GNAT family N-acetyltransferase: MTDDPAQPVVETATLADVDALLAFWAIAGENDARPSDSAPVVEALLRRDPDAVLVVRADGRIIGTVIAGWDGWRAHLYRLAVHPDHRRQGIAHLLLDAAEHRLRVLGAGRFDAMVLDGNALGSSAWAARGYAPQGQWRRWVRSAH, translated from the coding sequence ATGACCGATGACCCCGCGCAGCCCGTCGTAGAGACCGCCACTCTCGCCGATGTCGACGCGCTGCTGGCATTCTGGGCGATCGCGGGCGAGAACGACGCGCGGCCGAGCGACTCGGCCCCGGTCGTCGAGGCGCTGCTGCGGCGCGATCCGGACGCGGTACTCGTCGTCCGCGCGGACGGTCGGATCATCGGCACCGTCATCGCGGGCTGGGACGGATGGCGCGCCCACCTCTACCGTCTCGCCGTCCACCCGGATCATCGTCGGCAGGGCATCGCCCACCTCCTCCTGGACGCGGCCGAGCACCGGCTGCGCGTACTCGGGGCGGGCCGGTTCGACGCGATGGTGCTCGACGGCAACGCCCTCGGCTCATCCGCCTGGGCGGCGCGGGGGTACGCGCCGCAGGGGCAGTGGCGGCGCTGGGTGCGCTCGGCGCACTGA